One stretch of Gadus macrocephalus chromosome 12, ASM3116895v1 DNA includes these proteins:
- the plpp6 gene encoding polyisoprenoid diphosphate/phosphate phosphohydrolase PLPP6, with amino-acid sequence MPSPKAKNPLRSGGSPVLGNSNGRFEFMSLNRTPPPHLIQRQGSDTTTARLRASESPTRRRGSGSSTGSTSGQGMPEEDCMRLNPSILGIALSSLLAIDLWLSKCLGVCACEDSSWGSIRPLMKLIEISGHGIPWLVGTAYCIYKSDSTAGQEVMLNLFMALLLDLVLVGIVKASVRRRRPVHNRMDMFATFSVDRYSFPSGHATRAAMCGRFLLAHLVLAAPLRVLVLLWAGTVGLSRVLLGRHNVTDVLFGFWMGYCQYNLVEMLWLSPQALQALLGQLE; translated from the exons ATGCCTTCTCCAAAAGCGAAAAACCCTTTACGGAGCGGTGGTAGTCCTGTGCTTGGCAACTCCAACGGCCGTTTCGAGTTCATGTCGCTGAACCGAACACCGCCACCGCACCTTATCCAGAGGCAGGGCTCCGACACTACTACTGCCCGGTTAAGAGCCTCGGAGAGCCCCACACGGCGCCGCGGCTCCGGTTCTTCCACCGGTTCAACCAGCGGCCAGGGGATGCCAGAAGAGGACTGTATGCGGCTCAACCCGTCTATCCTAGGAATAGCGCTTAGCTCTCTTCTTGCCATAGACCTGTGGCTTTCCAAATGCCTTGGGGTTTGCGCCTGTGAAGATTCCTCATGGGGTAGTATTCGACCGTTGATGAAATTGATAGAGATCTCCGGCCATGGGATCCCTTGGCTGGTTGGGACAGCCTACTGCATCTATAAGAGTGACAGTACTGCAGGACAAGAAGTCATGTTAAACCTTTTCATGG CCCTGCTACTGGACCTGGTCCTGGTGGGCATCGTCAAGGCTTCGGTACGCCGGCGCCGGCCTGTCCACAACCGCATGGACATGTTCGCCACTTTCTCCGTGGACCGCTACTCCTTCCCCTCCGGCCACGCCACGCGTGCCGCCATGTGTGGCCGCTTTCTCCTGGCCCACTTGGTGCTGGCGGCACCGCTGCGGGTGCTTGTCCTGCTGTGGGCCGGCACTGTAGGACTGAGCCGTGTTCTGCTGGGCAGGCACAACGTGACGGACGTGCTGTTTGGCTTCTGGATGGGCTACTGCCAGTACAACCTGGTGGAAATGCTGTGGCTCTCACCGCAGGCGCTGCAGGCGCTTCTGGGACAGCTGGAGTAA
- the prdx6 gene encoding peroxiredoxin-6: MPGVLLGDVFPNFEAETTIGRIKFHDFLGDSWGILFSHPRDFTPVCTTELACAAGITGEFKKRGVKMIALSIDSVEDHTNWSKDVMAFNGETGTPLPFPIIADDKRSLSVQLGMLDPDEIDKDGMPLTARCVFVIGPDKKLKLSILYPATTGRNFDELLRVIDSLQLTAQKKVATPVNWKPGDKVMVIPSLSEAEATALFPNGVTCKELPSGKKYLRFTQP, encoded by the exons ATGCCCGGGGTTTTGCTTGGAGATGTGTTCCCTAACTTCGAAGCCGAAACCACCATCGGTAGGATTAAGTTCCACGACTTCCTAGGAGACTC GTGGGGGATCCTGTTCTCCCACCCAAGGGACTTCACTCCCGTGTGTACCACTGAGCTTGCATGTGCGGCCGGCATCACCGGTGAGTTCAAGAAACGGGGAGTCAAGATGATTGCGCTGTCCATCGACAGTGTGGAGGACCACACCAACTGGAGCAAG GATGTGATGGCCTTCAACGGTGAAACTGGCACCCCATTGCCTTTCCCCATCATCGCCGATGACAAGAGATCGCTCTCAGTCCAGCTGGGCATGTTGGACCCGGATGAGATCGACAAGGATGGGATGCCTCTCACTGCCCGCTGT GTGTTTGTGATCGGACCGGACAAGAAGCTCAAGTTGTCCATTCTCTACCCGGCAACAACTGGAAGGAACTTTGATGAGCTGCTGAGGGTCATAGACTCCCTGCAGCTCACCGCTCAGAAGAAGGTGGCCACCCCTGTCAACTGGAAG CCTGGTGATAAAGTAATGGTCATCCCCTCTCTTTCCGAGGCAGAGGCCACCGCCCTTTTTCCTAATGGGGTGACATGCAAGGAACTGCCTTCTGGGAAGAAATACCTGCGCTTCACCCAGCCCTGA
- the LOC132469099 gene encoding flavin-containing monooxygenase 5-like — protein sequence MVKRVAIIGAGPSGLTSMKACLEVGMVPTCFESSDDMGGLWKFKEVSEPNRASIYRSLTINISKEMMCYSDFPIPADYPNYMHHSKILKYFRMYAEHFKLLEYIRYQTLVKSVKQRPDYSRSGQWEVLTQSKDGQEERHVFDAVICCSGHYTYPHLPLKEFPGIETFEGKYFHSWDYKGPEDMQGKRVVVVGIGNSGGDIAVEGSRVAEQVYLSTRRGAWIVRQVSDNGLPLDMKYNTRFVHILFQLMPVSFLNWFGEGKVNAMYDHTMYAIKPNHRLFSQIPVFNDELPLKILSGSVVIKSNIKEIRGSTVEFEDDSVLEKVDVIVFATGYNYDFPFLPQNAMYKTGHRVGLYKHVFPPTLEHSTLAVVGFIHALGAIMPQAEMQARWVASVFKGTKKLPPTQTMIKSVEKDTKVIQKNFIVSKRTPLQVDFVDYMDDLAGEIGIRPSLLWLFFTDYALFKRLLWGPMTAYQYRVTGKGKWDGARKAIFTQFDRMYEPLKTRKVDSQDQGTSLAGLLFKLSLTGMVGGAAAYYVHARNPNTILNLIARLRPQMA from the exons ATGGTGAAAAGGGTGGCAATAATCGGGGCAGGGCCCTCTGGTCTGACCAGCATGAAAGCCTGTCTAGAAGTGGGAATGGTGCCCACCTGCTTTGAGAGCAGCGACGACATGGGGGGCCTGTGGAAGTTCAAG GAAGTTTCTGAGCCAAACAGGGCCAGCATCTATCGCTCACTCACCATCAACATCTCCAAGGAAATGATGTGCTACAGCGACTTCCCAATCCCTGCCGATTACCCAAACTACATGCACCATTCCAAGATCCTCAAGTACTTCCGCATGTATGCTGAGCATTTCAAACTGCTGGAGTACATCCGCTATCAG ACCCTAGTGAAGAGTGTCAAACAGAGACCAGACTACTCCCGTAGTGGGCAATGGGAGGTCTTGACCCAAAGCAAAGATGGACAGGAGGAAAGACATGTATTTGATGCGGTCATCTGCTGTTCTGGCCACTACACTTACCCCCACCTGCCTCTCAAGGAATTCCCAG gaATTGAAACATTTGAAGGGAAGTACTTCCACAGCTGGGACTACAAGGGACCTGAAGACATGCAGGGGAAGAGAGTGGTTGTGGTTGGCATTGGCAATTCTGGAGGGGACATTGCTGTGGAGGGGAGCAGAGTTGCAGAGCAG GTTTATCTAAGCACTCGCCGCGGTGCCTGGATTGTCCGCCAGGTCTCTGACAATGGCCTGCCTTTGGACATGAAGTACAACACACGCTTTGTCCATATCCTGTTCCAGCTGATGCCTGTCTCCTTCCTAAACTGGTTTGGTGAGGGGAAAGTGAATGCTATGTACGACCATACCATGTACGCCATCAAGCCCAACCACAG ACTTTTTAGTCAGATCCCAGTCTTCAATGATGAACTGCCCCTCAAGATTCTGTCTGGATCTGTGGTCATTAAGTCAAACATCAAGGAGATCCGTGGGTCTACGGTGGAGTTTGAGGATGACAGCGTGCTGGAGAAG GTGGATGTTATCGTGTTCGCAACGGGGTACAACTATGatttccccttcctcccccaaaATGCGATGTACAAGACTGGGCACCGCGTAGGCCTTTACAAGCACGTTTTCCCACCCACCCTGGAGCACTCCACACTGGCTGTGGTGGGTTTCATCCATGCCCTGGGAGCCATTATGCCCCAGGCTGAGATGCAAGCGCGCTGGGTAGCTAGTGTCTTCAAAG GCACGAAGAAGCTTCCTCCCACGCAGACCATGATAAAGTCTGTCGAGAAGGACACCAAAGTTATACAAAAAAA CTTCATCGTTTCCAAGCGGACACCCTTGCAGGTTGACTTTGTCGACTACATGGATGACCTTGCGGGGGAAATTGGAATACGCCCCAGCCTTCTCTGGCTCTTCTTTACAGACTATGCCCTGTTCAAGAGGCTGCTGTGGGGCCCTATGACGGCATACCAGTACCGTGTGACGGGAAAAGGGAAGTGGGATGGGGCCCGCAAGGCCATCTTCACTCAATTTGACCGCATGTATGAACCACTGAAGACCCGCAAG GTGGACAGTCAGGACCAGGGAACTTCTCTTGCAGGTCTGCTGTTCAAGTTGAGCCTGACCGGCATGGTCGGAGGAGCCGCGGCATACTACGTCCATGCCCGCAACCCCAACACCATCCTAAACCTCATCGCCAGGCTGCGCCCACAGATGGCCTGA